The Liquorilactobacillus nagelii DSM 13675 DNA window GTCACTGCTAATACTTAATGTGTTTTTTTAAATTTTTCCTTAAAAGGTCGAAAACCACCGCGCTGTTGTTTTATATTACGATGCTGATTTTTATTTTGAAAATTATGTTGGTGTGAACGCTTTTGTGGCTGGTTAATTGAACCATATTTCTTTAATAAATCTGTTTTTGGTGCTGCCTGAGGATTCATAATTTTGAAATTAACTTCTTTTTGATCAACATCAACCGACAAAAGTTTAACTTTGATTGGTTGACCAATTCGATAAGTTCTCTTGGTCTTTCGACCCACCAATGCCATTTGCTTTTCTAAGAACTCATAAAAATCATCATGCATTTCATTAATATGCACAAGTCCTTCAACAGTATTCGGTAGTGCTACAAACATTCCAAATTTAGTAACCGAGCTCACAACAGCTTCAAACTCATCACCAACATGATCCGCCATATATTCTGCTTTCTTCATCGCATCGGTATCTCGTTCAGTATCAACTGCTCGACGTTCCATTTGTGAACTATGCAAAGCAATTTCAGGAATCTTCTCGGACAAATGATCCTTTTCTTCCGTTTCCAGTCCCTTTTCTCGATAAAATCTGATTAATCGATGAACTAACAAATCTGGATAACGTCTAATTGGAGAAGTAAAATGTGTATAGTCTTCTGCTCCTAAACCAAAATGTCCTAATGGATCAGCAGCATATTTAGCCTGTTGCATTGAACGCAACAACATTGTTGATACCATCGTTTCCTCCGGTTTGCCAGCAACTTCTTTCAAAATATCTTGCAACATTTTCGGTTTAACATTATGAACATTTCCCTTAACCTGTAAGCCAATACTCGATAGAATTTCCATAAAGTTTAACATTTTTTCTGGTTTTGGTGTTTCATGAATTCGATAGATAAAAGGTACTTTCAACTCATGAAAATGTGCTGCGACAGTTTCGTTTGCTGCTAGCATAAATGATTCAACTAACTTCTCACCTAGACCCCGTTGACGTAAAACAATGTCAATCGGATGTCCTTGAGAATCAAGAATAATTTTTGCCTCATCATCCTCAAATTCAATTGCTCCACGACGATGTCGCATTTTCTGTAAAATTTTGTGTAACTCTGCCATCGCTTGAAACATTGGAACCAATTTTTGATAACGTTCAATTGTCTTCTGATCATGTGACTCTAAAATATTATTAACTGCTTTGTAAGTCATTCTTTCAGTTGTTTTAATAACACTTGGAAAGATTCGATGAGCAATTACTTGACCTTGATTATCAATTTCCATTTCACAACTCATTGCTAATCGCTCGACCTGCGGGTTCAATGAACAAATTCCATTTGAAAGTTTCGGTGGTAACATCGGAATTACTCGATCAGCTAAATAAACTGAAGTTCCACGCTGATAAGCTTCACGATCTAGCGGAGTTCCTGGAACAACGTAATGAGAAACATCTGCAATATGGACCCCCAAATGATAGTGACCATTTGGCAACTTCCACGCAGTAACAGCATCATCCAAATCCTTAGATTCAATACTATCAATTGTTACTAGGTCTTGATCTGTTAAGTCAACCCTGCCAACCTTTTCAGCTGGAGTTACTTCATCAGGAATTTTAGCAACCTGTTCCATTACATCATCTGGAAAAGCTGTTGGCAAATCATGTTGATAAACTACTTGAAGAATATCAATTCCAGGATCATTTACATTACCAATAACTTTAGTTGCAATTCCTTCTAGAATTCCTGGTAAATGAGAATTAGGATAAGCCGTAATTTCTGCTAAAATAATTTCACCGGGAACTGGATGTAATCCATCTTTACCGATTAAAAAGCGATAACGACTTAACTTTTTATCCTTTAGCTTGACTTCTCCCAAAACATGTTTTGGATATTCAGAAGTTTCATCAATAAAAAATTCTCCCACCACTTGTGTCAAGGCATGTTGAATTATTGCGACGATCTTGCCTTCCGGTCCCCGTCCCATCTTTTTGTCAGCCGAACGTAATTCAGCAACTTCAACCTGATCACCATTCAAAGCAGACATTGTTTGAGTTGGATTGATAAAGTAATCTGGTAACTCTGGGTCAACTGTTACAAAGCCAAAACCACGCTCAGTTGCATGGAATTCGCCGACTACAGTTGGCATCGATTCGTCGCGAGCAAGTGTAAAAGCTCCATTTTGATTGAGTGTTATTTTTTTTTCTTGTTCAAGTTGTGCTAAAGCTTGAACAACTTGTTTAAATTGTTCTGAGCGCTTCATCATCAAATCATCGGCCAATTCTTGTACCGTAAATTCCTGATCAGGCGAATTCTTTAAAATATTCAATAAACTTGCTTTAATTTTTTCTCTGTCCATTTAATTCCTCATTTGAATTTCTAAGTGTATTTTCGATATTATCAAACAAAGATTGCCAAAAATAAAACCCCCGGCAATCTCTAAGCAGGAGGTTTTTGATCAATGCGACGAAATAAAAACCAATGTTAGCGAAAGTGCAAAGAATAATATACCCAAAACTACGGTTACTTTTTGCATAAACGCTTCAAAGCCACGAGGCTTTTGCTTACTAAACAAATCTGCCGCTCCTCCCGAAAGTGCTGTCGAAGCATTATCATTCTTGGCTGGTTGCATCATAACGGCAATAATAATCAGTACTGAAACGATCATTAACAGTACTAATAATAGATTATACAAAATCTTGCCCTCCTAGAAAAATTCTATATTTACTCTAATGTAGCATAAAAAAGTTTTCTTTTCCAGTTTGATTTACCGAAAAGTGTTTGGCAAAAGAACTGATCTAGCAACCACTTTCGCCTAGAGCGAAAAGCTTGTAAAAAATATTTTTAAAATTAAATTATAAAATTTAAAAAGCAGCTTAATAAAAGCCAACCAGGAGTACAAAAAGCAGCTAAAAACGAGCGTTACTTAATAAACTATCAAGATAGATCATTTGCTTTAAATCAAGTGAAATTAGCTATTTTTTCGCTTACACTTCGACATCAGATATTCGAAAAACACAAAAAAGACTGGGAAAAATTCCCAGTCTCTTTGTTAAATAATGTTGTAATTATTTATTTTCGATTGCTTCACGTGCAGCTGCACTCAAGTTGTAGAATGATTGAACACCCTTATACTGAGCAACTGTCTTGCCTAATTGATCTTCAATTCTCATCAATTGGTTGTACTTAGCAATACGATCTGTTCGGCTCATTGAGCCAGTCTTGATCTGACCTGCATTAGTAGCAACAACCAAGTCAGCAATTGTTGTATCTTCAGTTTCACCTGAACGATGAGAAACAATTGCTGTGTAACCAGCTTCTTTAGCCATTTCGATTGCTTCAACCGTTTCTGTTAAAGTACCAATCTGGTTAAGTTTGATTAAGATGGCGTTGGCAGCCCCCATATCGATACCTTTTTTCAGATATTGAGTATTGGTTACAAAGAAATCATCACCAACTAATTGAACTTTCTTACCAAGTTCTTTGGTAATCTCAGCCCAATCATCCCAGTTGTTTTCATCAATTGGATCTTCAACAGAAATAATTGGATATTTGTTAACCAAACCTTCGATATATTTGATAAATTCTGGTGTGGTGAATTCTTCACCTGTTGACCAATGAAGTTTATATTTCTTAGTTTCATTATCCCATAATTCAGAAGCAGCAACATCGACTGCAATAGCAACGTCTTTGCCTGGTTTGTAACCAGCTGCTTCGATTGCTTTAATCAAGTATTCTAATGGTTCTTCATTATTAGCAAAGTCAGGTGCAAATCCACCTTCATCACCAACAGAAGTTGCTTTACCATCAGCAGCCAATAAATTCTTAAGATTATGGAAGGTTTCTGAACCCATCCGGATTGCTTCTTTAACAGTCTTTGCTCCAACAGGCATGATCATAAATTCTTGGAAATCTACCTTGTTATCAGAATGAGCACCACCATTAATAACATTCATCATTGGTGTTGGCAAAACATGCGCATTGAAACCACCTAAATAGTTGTAAAGCGGAATCTGCAATTCATCAGCAGCAGCACGTGCAGCTGCAATTGAAACTGACAAAATAGCATTAGCACCCAACTTACCTTTGTTTGGTGTGCCATCAAGAGCAATCATTGCTTTATCAATTGCAACTTGGTCAGTTACTTCATAACCAACAATTTCTTTAGCAATGATGTTGTTTACATTGTCAACAGCCTTAGTAACACCTTTGCCCATAAAACGTGATTTGTCGCCATCACGTAATTCTACAGCTTCATGTTCACCAGTTGAAGCAC harbors:
- the rnr gene encoding ribonuclease R, with protein sequence MDREKIKASLLNILKNSPDQEFTVQELADDLMMKRSEQFKQVVQALAQLEQEKKITLNQNGAFTLARDESMPTVVGEFHATERGFGFVTVDPELPDYFINPTQTMSALNGDQVEVAELRSADKKMGRGPEGKIVAIIQHALTQVVGEFFIDETSEYPKHVLGEVKLKDKKLSRYRFLIGKDGLHPVPGEIILAEITAYPNSHLPGILEGIATKVIGNVNDPGIDILQVVYQHDLPTAFPDDVMEQVAKIPDEVTPAEKVGRVDLTDQDLVTIDSIESKDLDDAVTAWKLPNGHYHLGVHIADVSHYVVPGTPLDREAYQRGTSVYLADRVIPMLPPKLSNGICSLNPQVERLAMSCEMEIDNQGQVIAHRIFPSVIKTTERMTYKAVNNILESHDQKTIERYQKLVPMFQAMAELHKILQKMRHRRGAIEFEDDEAKIILDSQGHPIDIVLRQRGLGEKLVESFMLAANETVAAHFHELKVPFIYRIHETPKPEKMLNFMEILSSIGLQVKGNVHNVKPKMLQDILKEVAGKPEETMVSTMLLRSMQQAKYAADPLGHFGLGAEDYTHFTSPIRRYPDLLVHRLIRFYREKGLETEEKDHLSEKIPEIALHSSQMERRAVDTERDTDAMKKAEYMADHVGDEFEAVVSSVTKFGMFVALPNTVEGLVHINEMHDDFYEFLEKQMALVGRKTKRTYRIGQPIKVKLLSVDVDQKEVNFKIMNPQAAPKTDLLKKYGSINQPQKRSHQHNFQNKNQHRNIKQQRGGFRPFKEKFKKTH
- the secG gene encoding preprotein translocase subunit SecG codes for the protein MYNLLLVLLMIVSVLIIIAVMMQPAKNDNASTALSGGAADLFSKQKPRGFEAFMQKVTVVLGILFFALSLTLVFISSH
- the eno gene encoding phosphopyruvate hydratase; the protein is MSSITEIYAREVLDSRGNPTVEAEVYTEAGGFGRGIVPSGASTGEHEAVELRDGDKSRFMGKGVTKAVDNVNNIIAKEIVGYEVTDQVAIDKAMIALDGTPNKGKLGANAILSVSIAAARAAADELQIPLYNYLGGFNAHVLPTPMMNVINGGAHSDNKVDFQEFMIMPVGAKTVKEAIRMGSETFHNLKNLLAADGKATSVGDEGGFAPDFANNEEPLEYLIKAIEAAGYKPGKDVAIAVDVAASELWDNETKKYKLHWSTGEEFTTPEFIKYIEGLVNKYPIISVEDPIDENNWDDWAEITKELGKKVQLVGDDFFVTNTQYLKKGIDMGAANAILIKLNQIGTLTETVEAIEMAKEAGYTAIVSHRSGETEDTTIADLVVATNAGQIKTGSMSRTDRIAKYNQLMRIEDQLGKTVAQYKGVQSFYNLSAAAREAIENK